In a single window of the Gossypium hirsutum isolate 1008001.06 chromosome A13, Gossypium_hirsutum_v2.1, whole genome shotgun sequence genome:
- the LOC107933280 gene encoding protein AGENET DOMAIN (AGD)-CONTAINING P1, with translation MAMFFKGDKVEVCSKEEGFLGSYYQAKILSPLNNNTLYRVQYKNLVEEEDQTRPLVEIVSADEVRPVPPPVTFTKATQIFHYLDSVDAFDNDGWWVGKITGRQGSKYWVYFETTRDEIAYPVSRLRHHLEWRDGHWVTSNNTF, from the coding sequence ATGGCGATGTTTTTCAAAGGAGATAAAGTCGAAGTATGCAGCAAGGAAGAAGGGTTCTTGGGTTCTTACTACCAAGCTAAAATCTTATCCCCGTTGAACAACAATACTCTTTATAGAGTGCAGTACAAGAACCTGGTTGAAGAAGAAGATCAGACTCGGCCTCTGGTTGAGATAGTTTCAGCCGACGAGGTCCGACCAGTGCCACCTCCAGTAACCTTCACAAAAGCTACTCAGATTTTTCATTATCTGGACTCGGTGGATGCTTTCGACAACGATGGTTGGTGGGTTGGGAAGATCACCGGGAGACAGGGATCTAAATATTGGGTTTATTTTGAAACTACCAGAGATGAGATTGCTTACCCCGTTTCTCGATTGAGACATCATCTTGAATGGCGCGATGGCCACTGGGTTACTTCCAACAACACCTTCTGA
- the LOC107933295 gene encoding biotin carboxyl carrier protein of acetyl-CoA carboxylase 2, chloroplastic isoform X2, translated as MESCAALRSFHCLMFGGKNNSSTRRTVVLASSAKTPEAMATAKSNVGPESTKKGSLEKKTSRNATFPNGFEALILEVCDETEVAEPKMKIGDFEMHLKRNVGAIKAPMSNISPTTAPSIPTEPMNEAAAATPPPSPPKPSPEKPSPFKSSAFGKSSKLAALEASGSSNYILVPSPVVGIFQRGRTLKGKRQPPICKEGDLIKEGQVIGFLNQFGCELPIRSDMAGTVLKILFEDGDAVGYGDPLFAVLPSFHGID; from the exons GCTTGATGTTTGGAGGGAAGAACAATTCTTCTACAAGACGAACTGTAGTTTTAGCATCCTCTGCAAAGACGCCTGAAGCTATGGCAACAGCAAAGTCAAATG TTGGACCGGAGAGCACCAAGAAAGGCTCATTGGAGAAGAAAACTTCACGgaatgcaacttttccaaatggATTTGAG GCATTGATTCTGGAGGTGTGTGATGAAACTGAGGTTGCGGAGCCGAAAATGAAG ATTGGGGACTTCGAAATGCATCTGAAGCGGAATGTTGGTGCCATAAAAGCTCCCATGTCTAACATTTCACCTACGACAGCGCCATCAATCCCAACTGAACCAATGAATGAAGCAGCTGCTGCTACCCCACCTCCATCCCCACCTAAACCCTCTCCTGAGAAGCCTTCTCCATTTAAAAGCTCTGCCTTTGGGAAGTCATCCAAGTTAGCTGCCTTGGAGGCTTCTGGATCTAGCAACTATATTCTAGTACCTTCTCCCGTT GTTGGTATATTCCAAAGAGGTAGAACACTCAAGGGAAAAAGGCAACCTCCTATCTGTAAGGAG GGTGATTTGATCAAAGAAGGACAAGTGATAGGATTCTTGAATCAATTTGGTTGTGAACTACCTATTAGG TCTGATATGGCTGGAACAGTCTTAAAGATCCTCTTCGAAGATGGAG ATGCCGTTGGTTACGGAGATCCACTCTTTGCAGTTTTGCCATCATTTCATGGCATCGACTAA
- the LOC107933295 gene encoding biotin carboxyl carrier protein of acetyl-CoA carboxylase 2, chloroplastic isoform X1, with translation MESCAALRSFHYSVSAVSQACCTLERPSTFHMSSSCWPNSRKSCVPGLMFGGKNNSSTRRTVVLASSAKTPEAMATAKSNVGPESTKKGSLEKKTSRNATFPNGFEALILEVCDETEVAEPKMKIGDFEMHLKRNVGAIKAPMSNISPTTAPSIPTEPMNEAAAATPPPSPPKPSPEKPSPFKSSAFGKSSKLAALEASGSSNYILVPSPVVGIFQRGRTLKGKRQPPICKEGDLIKEGQVIGFLNQFGCELPIRSDMAGTVLKILFEDGDAVGYGDPLFAVLPSFHGID, from the exons attctgTAAGTGCTGTTTCACAAGCTTGTTGCACGCTTGAAAGGCCCAGTACATTTCATATGTCTTCTAGTTGCTGGCCAAATTCAAGAAAATCATGTGTTCCAGGCTTGATGTTTGGAGGGAAGAACAATTCTTCTACAAGACGAACTGTAGTTTTAGCATCCTCTGCAAAGACGCCTGAAGCTATGGCAACAGCAAAGTCAAATG TTGGACCGGAGAGCACCAAGAAAGGCTCATTGGAGAAGAAAACTTCACGgaatgcaacttttccaaatggATTTGAG GCATTGATTCTGGAGGTGTGTGATGAAACTGAGGTTGCGGAGCCGAAAATGAAG ATTGGGGACTTCGAAATGCATCTGAAGCGGAATGTTGGTGCCATAAAAGCTCCCATGTCTAACATTTCACCTACGACAGCGCCATCAATCCCAACTGAACCAATGAATGAAGCAGCTGCTGCTACCCCACCTCCATCCCCACCTAAACCCTCTCCTGAGAAGCCTTCTCCATTTAAAAGCTCTGCCTTTGGGAAGTCATCCAAGTTAGCTGCCTTGGAGGCTTCTGGATCTAGCAACTATATTCTAGTACCTTCTCCCGTT GTTGGTATATTCCAAAGAGGTAGAACACTCAAGGGAAAAAGGCAACCTCCTATCTGTAAGGAG GGTGATTTGATCAAAGAAGGACAAGTGATAGGATTCTTGAATCAATTTGGTTGTGAACTACCTATTAGG TCTGATATGGCTGGAACAGTCTTAAAGATCCTCTTCGAAGATGGAG ATGCCGTTGGTTACGGAGATCCACTCTTTGCAGTTTTGCCATCATTTCATGGCATCGACTAA